One Jeotgalibaca porci genomic region harbors:
- the truB gene encoding tRNA pseudouridine(55) synthase TruB — protein sequence MNGILPLWKERGMTSHDCIFHLRRILKTRKIGHTGTLDPEVDGVLPICVGAATKAAEFMTDMGKAYEGEITLGYSTETEDAHGEIVERLPITELPDASVVDAMMQTLEGTIIQVPPMYSAVKVNGRRLYEYARKGETVERPKREAVIYSFTRTSELRYNEGEQTVSWDFSVECGKGTYIRTLAVDLGKALGYPAHMSRLTRTASGPFKKENCLTLAEVQEKMDQGEIDSVFLPIESIFSEFPRFDADANVWEQIKNGAVLEAQTFVGLEDAPLIAVYYEGYLVALYETHARKTDFKKPRKMFLSNIG from the coding sequence ATGAATGGTATCTTGCCACTATGGAAAGAACGCGGCATGACGAGTCATGATTGCATCTTTCATTTAAGAAGAATATTAAAAACAAGAAAAATTGGTCATACAGGAACGTTAGATCCTGAAGTGGATGGCGTTTTACCTATTTGTGTGGGTGCAGCGACTAAAGCAGCTGAATTCATGACCGATATGGGGAAAGCGTATGAAGGTGAAATAACTCTGGGTTATTCAACTGAAACAGAAGATGCACACGGTGAAATCGTAGAGCGTCTGCCAATTACGGAATTACCAGATGCATCTGTTGTTGATGCCATGATGCAGACACTGGAAGGAACGATTATTCAAGTGCCACCTATGTACTCAGCGGTCAAAGTAAATGGCCGCCGATTATATGAATACGCACGTAAAGGTGAAACGGTCGAACGTCCGAAGCGTGAAGCTGTAATCTATTCTTTTACGCGTACAAGTGAACTTCGTTACAATGAAGGAGAACAAACAGTGTCTTGGGATTTTTCCGTAGAGTGTGGAAAAGGCACCTATATTCGTACGTTGGCAGTTGATTTAGGTAAGGCATTAGGGTATCCGGCACATATGTCACGTTTGACGCGGACAGCAAGCGGCCCTTTCAAAAAAGAAAATTGTCTAACGTTAGCAGAAGTACAAGAAAAAATGGATCAAGGCGAAATAGATTCTGTCTTTCTTCCAATCGAGTCGATTTTTTCTGAATTTCCACGCTTTGATGCGGATGCTAACGTTTGGGAGCAAATCAAGAATGGTGCAGTTTTAGAAGCTCAGACTTTTGTAGGACTTGAAGATGCACCTTTAATCGCTGTTTATTATGAAGGTTATTTGGTAGCCTTATATGAGACACATGCGCGTAAAACGGATTTTAAGAAGCCAAGAAAAATGTTTCTTTCAAACATTGGTTAA
- the ribF gene encoding riboflavin biosynthesis protein RibF, whose protein sequence is MEIINIHHPYKQEQIPNEPIVLALGFFDGVHKGHQQVILEAKRQAEKHNAKLAVMSFNHHPSIVFQKLDAETMRYLSIMDRKIELMENLGVDYFYVIEFTYDFGTLKPQEFVDQYIVGLHAKAVVAGFDYTYGPKTIADMAHLPQYAKNRFAIVEVSPQVSENKEKISSTRIREALATGDLAKANSMLGYTYQFGGHVMHGDARGRELGFPTANIKVQKNVRLPKTGVYVVSIRVQGEWYQGMASIGYNITFEKDRDKTIEVNILNFNKMIYGEEVEVRWHHFIRDEVKFNGIEALIEQLKQDQVDTETYFRENPAALETTELER, encoded by the coding sequence ATGGAAATTATAAATATTCATCATCCGTATAAACAGGAACAAATTCCGAATGAACCGATTGTATTAGCGCTCGGTTTTTTTGACGGTGTTCATAAAGGACATCAACAAGTTATTCTTGAAGCAAAACGCCAAGCAGAAAAGCACAATGCCAAATTGGCAGTTATGTCTTTCAACCATCATCCAAGTATTGTTTTCCAAAAGTTGGATGCAGAAACGATGCGTTACTTATCAATTATGGATCGCAAAATCGAACTTATGGAGAATCTGGGGGTAGACTACTTCTATGTCATCGAATTTACGTATGATTTCGGAACGCTTAAACCGCAAGAATTTGTTGATCAATATATTGTCGGTCTACATGCAAAAGCAGTAGTGGCCGGTTTTGATTATACTTATGGACCGAAAACAATCGCAGACATGGCACATTTGCCGCAATATGCAAAAAATCGTTTTGCTATTGTTGAAGTGTCCCCACAGGTTTCTGAGAACAAAGAAAAAATCAGTTCAACACGTATTCGGGAAGCACTGGCTACGGGTGATCTAGCCAAAGCGAATAGTATGTTAGGCTATACCTATCAATTCGGCGGTCATGTTATGCATGGAGATGCACGTGGACGCGAATTAGGATTTCCTACTGCTAATATAAAAGTGCAAAAAAATGTGCGCCTGCCTAAAACGGGAGTATACGTAGTTAGTATTCGCGTGCAAGGCGAGTGGTATCAAGGGATGGCTTCCATCGGCTACAATATTACCTTTGAAAAAGACCGTGACAAAACAATCGAAGTGAATATATTGAATTTCAACAAGATGATTTACGGTGAGGAAGTTGAAGTACGTTGGCACCATTTCATTCGTGATGAAGTGAAGTTCAACGGTATTGAAGCTTTGATTGAACAATTAAAGCAAGACCAAGTGGATACTGAAACATACTTTAGAGAAAACCCCGCTGCTTTAGAGACAACAGAATTGGAGCGATAA
- the hemW gene encoding radical SAM family heme chaperone HemW, translating to MTAAYLHIPFCDHICFYCDFNKVFLEGQPVDEYVDMVIQEMAIMKERHPNEKVETFYIGGGTPTTLTASQMEKLLIGIQTYFPMEKGSEFTVEANPESISFDKFKVLKEYGVNRISMGVQSFNDAILKKIGRIHTSDQVYECVKMAQKAGFDNMSIDLIFRLPTQTLADFSETLDRALELDLPHYSVYSLILENKTIFYNLMRQGKLPLPSEDEEADMYALVMERMAKAGREHYEISNYAKPGYQSQHNLAYWRNENYFGFGAGAHGYIEGKRYSNNGPIQHYLEPLRKKESPILYQKELTPLNVIEEELMLGLRTMKGVNRSHFQQKFNEPVEKYYADEIESLIKRELLMVEDDFLRLTQKGKYLGNEVFQKFLFN from the coding sequence ATGACTGCAGCATATTTGCATATTCCTTTTTGCGATCATATTTGTTTCTATTGTGACTTTAATAAAGTTTTTCTAGAAGGACAACCGGTTGATGAATACGTTGACATGGTTATTCAGGAAATGGCAATCATGAAAGAGCGTCATCCAAATGAAAAAGTTGAAACATTTTATATTGGCGGCGGTACGCCCACCACGCTGACTGCATCACAAATGGAAAAACTCCTCATTGGAATTCAAACGTATTTCCCCATGGAAAAAGGTTCAGAATTTACAGTAGAAGCGAATCCAGAGAGTATCAGTTTCGATAAGTTTAAGGTCTTGAAAGAATACGGTGTTAACCGTATCAGTATGGGAGTCCAATCATTTAATGACGCCATTTTAAAGAAAATTGGGCGCATTCACACTTCTGATCAAGTGTACGAGTGTGTAAAAATGGCTCAAAAAGCTGGTTTTGATAATATGAGCATCGATTTAATTTTTCGTTTGCCAACGCAAACATTGGCTGACTTCTCGGAGACCTTGGATCGTGCGTTGGAATTGGATTTGCCTCATTATTCCGTTTATTCTCTCATCCTGGAGAATAAAACGATTTTCTATAATTTAATGCGACAAGGAAAACTGCCACTTCCGTCAGAAGATGAGGAAGCAGATATGTATGCATTGGTAATGGAGCGGATGGCCAAGGCGGGTAGAGAGCATTACGAGATTTCTAACTACGCTAAACCCGGTTATCAATCACAACATAATCTCGCTTACTGGCGTAATGAAAACTATTTTGGATTTGGTGCAGGCGCACATGGCTACATTGAGGGCAAGCGCTATAGCAACAACGGTCCGATTCAGCATTATCTGGAACCTTTACGAAAGAAAGAATCACCGATTCTCTATCAAAAAGAACTCACACCTCTGAATGTCATCGAAGAAGAGTTGATGCTTGGTTTAAGAACGATGAAAGGTGTGAACCGTTCACATTTTCAACAAAAATTTAACGAACCTGTCGAGAAATATTATGCAGATGAAATTGAAAGTCTAATCAAACGCGAGTTGTTAATGGTGGAAGATGATTTCTTACGGTTAACTCAAAAAGGTAAATATCTGGGCAATGAAGTATTCCAAAAATTCCTATTTAATTAA
- the hrcA gene encoding heat-inducible transcriptional repressor HrcA — protein sequence MLTERQLLILNSIIKHYIQYGEPMGSKTLLHETNLSVSPATIRNEMLHIEELGFLEKMHSSSGRIPSILGYRHYVDLLLQDKKKRSQDGLRRKVQESIRAPYKEAEEILETSAEMLSYMTNYTALSIGPEKLDSRLSNFQIVPITTGQYMAILVTDKGFIENKMFTVSKDVDVAKIQTMVNIFNEELVGLKLTEVHKKLQNEIPDIIRRYIGKELNLQAIFNEVVLKMNNERIYVGGEMNLLNHFNLERVHEREQMKAVLGLIHESKDLLGLLKTGQDDFSIQIGTEMKNDLLSNFSLITATYNVGPDAQGLIALLGPTNMPYEQIINIMRITREELSDSMHDFYQEE from the coding sequence ATGTTAACGGAAAGGCAACTTTTAATCTTAAATTCAATCATTAAGCATTATATTCAATACGGGGAGCCAATGGGTTCAAAGACATTATTGCACGAAACGAATTTATCCGTTTCACCTGCAACAATTCGTAATGAAATGCTGCATATTGAAGAATTAGGATTTTTAGAAAAAATGCATTCATCTTCAGGTAGGATTCCTTCCATTCTCGGTTACCGTCATTATGTTGATCTTCTCTTACAAGATAAGAAGAAGCGTTCACAAGATGGTTTGCGTAGGAAAGTGCAAGAATCTATCCGCGCCCCTTATAAAGAGGCAGAAGAAATATTGGAAACATCGGCTGAAATGTTGTCATACATGACAAATTATACAGCTCTAAGCATTGGACCCGAAAAATTAGATAGCCGTTTATCCAATTTTCAAATTGTTCCTATTACTACGGGGCAATATATGGCAATATTGGTTACGGATAAAGGATTTATCGAGAATAAAATGTTCACAGTTTCCAAAGATGTGGATGTCGCGAAAATTCAAACGATGGTCAATATCTTTAATGAAGAGCTGGTCGGATTGAAGTTAACGGAGGTTCATAAGAAACTCCAAAATGAAATTCCAGATATTATCCGCAGATATATCGGTAAGGAATTGAATTTGCAGGCCATCTTCAATGAAGTGGTACTAAAAATGAATAATGAACGCATCTATGTAGGTGGAGAAATGAACCTGCTCAATCATTTTAATCTCGAACGTGTTCACGAAAGAGAGCAAATGAAAGCTGTTCTTGGTCTAATCCATGAATCAAAAGACCTTCTTGGTTTGCTAAAAACTGGACAGGATGATTTCAGTATTCAAATTGGAACTGAAATGAAAAATGATTTATTGTCCAATTTTAGTCTCATCACGGCGACGTATAATGTCGGACCTGATGCACAAGGTTTAATCGCATTACTCGGTCCTACAAATATGCCCTATGAGCAAATTATTAATATTATGCGTATTACACGAGAAGAGTTATCAGATAGCATGCATGATTTTTATCAAGAAGAGTAA